GCTTTCTAAAAAAACACTTTAGGATATTCACAAggcataaacataatttttaaaacttgattttCTGAATTGaaaattattgaaacaaaaaataaaacaagatgatAATTGTTTTCCTCCTCAGGCAAAAGCAGTCTGAAAGATAGTCATTGCATTTGGGGCTTTTTAAACTAAAAGAACACAcatattcttatttataaaatgaaactatATAAAACATCTCACTTCCTGAAACCGTTTTTACACTGGATTTAGCCAAACTACAGAAATGTCAAGAAttcattatatgttttttaaagggTCATCTCTTTTGTCCTATTTTGCAACTGTCTAAAATATTATCTCTAAAGGTATGCATTACAAGTAAGACTATTATCTCAGGCCTAAGTTTCAAgtcaaaatgatatttttagcACAATAGTGAAATGTATTTTAACTCATATTCTTCTATTCCAGGCCAGCTGGCATATGTGAGGGAAAAGCTAAAAACATAAATCTATCATTTGCAATTGGTATAATCACCATCCTTGGCATAGGAAAGTCTTCATTAAACATGTTTATAGAATTATCCTTTCATACACCTTAAATTAATTGCCTTCCATTGAGATTTAAAACTAAATATGGAGAGATTGCCCTGGTCTTTTCATCCCAagtcatattttaagaaaatatcttgTTTCTTTATGTCTGGCTGAATTTTAGATCTGTTTTCTGTTCAAAAGAAGTTTCATGATCACTTTTATATATGAAACCATTTTTCACCAGGCCACATTAGAAAGGAGGGTATAAACACATTTCCATTAAAAGTAATAAACTATACTTTCttgttttcatatatattcaGTATTAAAGGAATTATACTTTAATTCCAACCCCGATTATACTTTAATTCCAGCCTCCAACAAAGTTTcacataggattttttttttctgttaatacaAAGATATGCTACATCTAATACCAAATGGAGACCTTTTCTTCTTCAACTCCAGTTACCTTTGGGAATATCTATGGAGCCCTTTGCTCCCTGGGAATCTATTTTATTCATCAATTTaatttagtcaacaaatatttattgagtacttactctgTGTCAGaactttttatattatatgtaacactGAATGAAACAGACAGAAATCCCTGATTTCTTATATTCTAGTGCATCTTATATTAtagtagaaaataaacatttgcaaATAAACAAGTTTTACTTATAAGATAAACACCCACACATAGGCTATTAGCAACTATGAAGAAAAGCAAAGTATAAAATAGGAAAGAGAATCAGTTcgtaggaaaaaaaaactacctttttcatcttttttgggTGTCAAAAGTCGTAATATTGACTTTCTTAATTATTAATTGCATAGTAATGGGGACATAACATTAATTGGTAGTTACCAGGCAGTTGCTCATTGTGTTTCTCTTAAATAGTCATGACTTACCTGGTAAAGATGGATTGTGCCACTAGGTTCTAAATTCCAAAATATggaaactttttttctgttttattcaccaCAATATTTCTAGCATACATACAATTATGCTGGCCATATCTTAAATATAGAATAGGCATATAGGTTGAGTGAATGAACTAATGCAAaggatgaaaactacaaaaactgaAATTTTGTCTTGTTCTATAGATTCTTTCTCTATCTATTCTGGTATATCTATCACCAGAAATATTCTGGTGTAGTTATCGCCACAGACTTCATCTGGTAGCACCGTCACCActattttgtaaatgaaattgacTCTTCACAGTACCAAAGCATGATTATATTTTCTGGAATCAATTATTCAgaatactataaaatattattacgGATACAGAGAAATAgccatgtgtattagtccgttttcatgctgctgataaagacatatgcaagactgggcaatttacaatagaaagagatttaattggacttacagttccatgtgtctggggaagcctcacaatcatggtgaaaggcaaggaggggcaagttccatcttacatggatggcaggaagcagagagaataaggaagatgcaaaagcagaaacccctgataaaaccatcagatctcatgagacatattcactaccaggagaagaGTGTGAGGAAAaccgccctcatgattcagttatctcccaccagttccctcccaccatatgtgggaattatgggagtacaattcaggatgagatttgggtggggacacagccaaaccatatcaggactCCTGTCTGTTTTAAACTCAGCCACAAGGACAGGTGGAGTTGCCGCTTAAATATCAGGGACAATGCCAAGGGCTTTATCTCTATTTCTTACAATAATAGTATAAACTAAGTCATAATAGTCATTATGTCTTGGATTCAGAAGAAAGTCTGAGATCTTAGCAAGTCACGTAGATGGAAATCATAGCAATCCCTACATTATTATCATTTCAATAAAGAGCTTGTTACAGTGCTTATTCATACAGTAAGTGTTGAATCAATGTTACCTACTTATCTATataatttctgtatatttataaCCACCTTTCTCTATATTAATTAGATATAAAATCATAGATGCTTAACTCTGTCCCCATATTGAAGGTGAAGAAAATAAAGCTCAATACCATTAACAAATTCAGCTAGGTCAGTATCAGAACTAAACAATTAACCAAGATTAGTGATTTCATACACCACAGCCAGTCCAGCTGGACAAATAGGATCTGAATATGGATAGAATAGCAACTGGTAATAATAGGCAAAATTCAGCCGAAGACAACTAGTGAGCATTTTAACAGATGAGTAGGGAACACTGACATAGGACCAATAAGCTTCAAAAATCCAGACAAGTGAATAGTGTCAGTGGGCCCAACAGAAGGCGTCAAGATTCCAGTGATGGGACAGGATTTTGAGGGTACATTTTTAAGGTTTTAAGAAATACTGGTAAGGACAGGGTAAGATTCAAATCTTAGAGGAAGCAATAAGTGTCCCAAGTAAAGGAGATTATCAAGACAAGAGCTGACAAAAAGTAGCTAACTAGTATAAAGccaacaaaagaaatgttgaggCAAAGACTTTGTTTTAAGAATGATGGACTTGTGTATTCAGGTGGTCAGACAAAGCAGACTTATTTGCAAAGTGACTGGACACTGTAATTGCTTAGCTCCTGAAATTGAAATGTTTTGACTTCACAAAATATAGGGGCAAAGTTAAGACAGATACATTGTAAATTTATGTTTGCCCATGGTATAATTTAAGGAATGCGAGGACTTAAAGTCCAATAAAACCCTATGACTCTTTTATTtacttgccaatttttaaaaccatttgaGTCTTAATGGTTTAATATAGATTGATGGAATTTTACTGAGGGAGGAAAATGTACTCATGGAATGTGATTCTAAGATTTGTAATCCAATAACTTATGGGACTCATTGTCTTAGACTTATTCTACTATCGAAAAGTATGAAAATCCAAATTGTTTTTGCCTTCATTGAAGACAATGCTCAAGGCAAATATTTGTTTCTACCCAGCACTTGATTCTAAATCATACTTGGGTTTCTACCTTTGTAAGCTGGGCCAAATTACATATTATTCTTTAGGGCCTTTCTTGAAGTTTTACCTTAGGATGCTAActagagagagacagacacagtggtagctttttgtgtattttccctGGGATTATACCGTAATCCTTTTCTTCTAGACCATACAAATTCCACTGATAAATGATGAATAACAGCATATAAGATAGAAATAAGTAGAGAATCTCTAAGCCAGCTTAggaattttgctgttgttgttggcCTCCACTCAGTTTTTGCTGATCATTCAGGGGAGAGGTGAATGCTtacattattaagaaaataataaaataataataataaaacctcagACCTTATTTTTCCGTAGAAACCACATAGGGGAAAGggataccaaatatatatcacacaagAGAGAGCcaagaaaagaaagtgtattcATACTCAATTTTTACTTATAATTCTATTATTAGTCTCACTAGAAGCTCAATTGTATGGACCAGTGACCTCATAAAGTATCCCAAGGACTCTATATAAGAGGCTTTGAATATCAGGACTCTTTAAGAGCATTTTTTCTCCTTACTGGTAGAATGTTGAAAACTTGATGTCCCTGCAGGCTAAAAAATgctaccagcagtgtaaaagccaaagaaaaagagcCAGAGGCAAATAAGACACAAGTAATTATAGGCCAACTTTCTACCAAAGATTATTCCCAATTGGTCATACAGTTGAGTTCTTCTTAGTTATGTCAGTTAATCAAAGCAGTTAAATGTACTTTCTTTCATGACATCAAAACCAACTCATACATGTGGGACCTATGCATTATTTTGCATCTAATTAATATCTACCATTTAgcattttgattttactttttaataaatatagcAAAAAACTACCTGTAAACATTATAAAATGCTATTTGTTTGCAAAAAAATATGATCTCCTTGAATAGCAgctgttaaaacatggaaaattACATTGAGTTCATCTCTGGACACTACCTTAAAAGGTCTATGTTCCCATTTGCTAAGATTTAAGGCTTCCCAAAAATTCCTTCCAAGAAATACGCTATAAAAGCATTCTAATACCTAATGATGCCATACCTAATGTTAAGAGTCTTGGCTAGCAGACAGACGAGAAGCTTCAATTCTGCCAAAGAGTGGTTAGGAAGCACATGCTAGGGTCTCATGTCTAGATATTTTTCACTCATATGTTACTCATCATGTCATAGCCAAATAATTCAGTTTGCCAATCCTCCACACCTTATGCCAGATGAGATAGAGAAAAATCATCTGAAATATTCtacttgattaatttttaaagtctgaTCCAAAGTTATTAGACTTTGCAGTTTTctaggtttttatattttattaaatcttaTTGTATACATCTCATTTTATAGAACAGCAACATAAAATACAAGGCAGTGTTTCTCATGAATATCTTTGTGTCTCCCTTTCATGGAGATTTGTGTTGTCTTTGAGGTGGATAGAAACCACACAAATTTATATTCTAGTTTTTGCCCTTGCAGGTAatcttttttaagaaatataactCTCCCGAGTCTGTTTCATGGTCTTTGAAGTAAAAATAATACCATTTCTTAATTCATCAGATTGTTATGAATATATTAGTTAAACATGTAAAGTGCTAAGCACATAAACAGTTTCAATGAAATTAGCTATAGAAATTAATATCAGTTAGCTCAATGTTTTCAACACGACATTAGTCTCTCTCCCAGTTTTGCTGGCTTGTTAAAATGTGACCCCAAATTTATCATTCTCTGTACCTTAATTGTATTCTAAGTATCTGTACTGTTCTTCACCTCAGATCCATTGCCTtttcaaacaatttaaaatagGGGTTAAAAGAAACCATGCTGGGTTTCTTGAAAGATACGTATTCATCCATCTtctttcaaagaatattttataatatttgttcATTTCAGTTTCTCAATATGActttataaatgattttaaaaaggactctgaacaaatatttttagaaaacatgtTTGAACTTTACAAtcttcataaataattttttccataTTCACAGCAAACTAAACATGCAATAGTCTCCAAAATTTTACTTCAGATGAAAATTCTAATCTGAGCACAGATATTATGTTCAAAATTCATGATCAAGCCTTAATTTATAAGCATAACCCTAACCAACTTTCTCTCTCCCAGAAAATGTTGGGTCCATCCAATTGCTCAGTTTAGGATAATTCTTACTTCTTCCTCTACCATATCCAAATCATTAGCATTTTCATTGCGATTCCTGCTCTGAATAAGTATACATCTTTCCACTTCCactgttttcatttatctcaagCAAACTTTATCTCTTCTTTAGATCGCTTTATTAGTCTAAATTTGGGTTTTCCTATATTGACTCTGGTTTTCCTCCTATTTATTTGCCACACTACAGAAATAGGATTGTTTTCAAAACATACATTCAatcatgtcattttaaaaaattttttttcatctgcaacagatttattttttaaaggaatggaTTTTGAGAGAAAACAACGTGGGGCAGAAGTATGGaacagaaaatgaatacaaaCGTAGGCTATTCTACTAATTGTTTTATAACCACAACAAAACAGTACAGAGAATGCCCTGTACAAAACACGACAAAGGTTCAAACGAGGTGTTCCCTTAGGAAGCCTGAAAATTTCAGTCTCTGGTATTTGGAATTTAGGCTTCAGTCCTTGTTTTTGGATGGATCACTGGGCGTGTGGCGCCACGGCTTCGGTAGCAAAGGCAGCTCCAGCCGGGCCTGAGCGGTGCTAGCACCTTCCCCAGGAGACCCTTGCAGTTCTCCGTGGTAATCAAGTGCGACCGAAAGGCCGTGATCAAAAATACGGACATGTCGGAAGAGATGCAACAGGACTCAGTGGAGTGCGCTGCTCAGGCGCTGGAGAAATACAACATAGAGGACACTGCGGTTCATATCAAGAAGGAATTTGACAAGAAGTACAATCTCACCTGGAGTTGCATCGTGGGGAGGAGCTTCGGTAGTTACCTGACACATGAAACCAAACACTTCATCTACTTCTACCTGGGCCAAGTGGCCATTCTTCTGTTCAAATCTAGTTAAAATCatgtcattgaaaaaaaaaaaaaattccattgctCCCTTTTCCCATTAAAATGAGCTGCAACATTTTTTATATTACCTACATTATTTGAACTCTACCTACCTCCctattctgtctctctgtcttggTTCCTGTTTTGATCTAaatatgtcccccaaaattcatacgttgaaactTAAATAacagtgtgatagtattaagaagtgaggcatttaggaggtgattaagtcatgaaggcagagctctCGTGAGATTAGTAATCTTACAAAAGGGCTGAAGGAActtctgctatgtgaggacacagagttcCTCCCATTCAGAGGAAGCAaaaaaagccctcaccagacactgaatgccAACAGTTTGGTCTTGGACTTtctttccagaactgtgagaattaaatctttattatttatcaattacTCAATGtcaagtattttattatagcagggTAAATTCAGAATGGACAGACTGAGACAGTGCCCCAGTCATAATGACCATGTTTCAGTCCCTAGTGTACGCCATAACCCTGGCTCCTTGCTGCTGCAATGCATTAACACATGCTGCCTCCTACACTTGAAAtacttttcccttttttatatCTAATTCCTACACAAATTTTAGCTTTAAGTTCAAGGGCTAAAGCTTTTACTGATCACACCCACCTGCCATTTAGATCAGacatcttttcttccctttcatgTGTTGGGGGGTGTTGTGGAGGAGACCTGAGATGTGGAGTGATTAATACATTGCGCAGCTCAGGAGACATTATCACTTTCTTTTTGTGGACAAATGTGACAGGTTATATTTTCTAAAGATGACCTTGATAATATCTCCAGTCCTTCATTATGCTTCTTTTGCCACCCCTCCTACCGAGAGGTGGGGACTGCATCTCCACTTCTTATAGCACAGTGAGGTTGTGACTTCTTCAACCAATGAGTATGGTAGCATTGACACTGTGACTTCTGAGAGTAGGTTTTTGAAAACCATGGAACCTCTACTTGGTTTTCTTGGAACACCTATTCAATGAAGGACCCTCTTAGGATGCCCCCTCAGAACCAAGCCATTGGGCTGTGACAAGCCTCAGCCACGTAGAGAAGCCATGTATAAGTGTTCTGTTGACCAGTCACAGTTGGGTCAGTCTTTAAATGATCTCAACTTAGGTTttaaacatgtgagtgcagacATCATCTTGGAAGTAGATCATACAGCCCCAGGTGTTTTTGTCCCCAGCCATCTGAATCTTCTAAGCAGAGGCCTCAGACATAGCCATTCTGAGGCCCTAACTCATAGATCCATGAGTAtgataaatactatttttttattattatactttaagttctagggtacatgtgcacaacatgcagttttgttacatatgtatacctgtgccatgttggtttgctgcacccattaactcgtcatttacattaagtatttctcctaatgctatccctccccaatccccccaccccatgacaggccccagtgtgtgatgttccccgccttatgtccaaatgttctcattgttcaattctcacctatgagtgagaacatgtggtgtttggttttctgtccttgcgacagtttgctcagaCTGAtgattttcagcttcatccatgttcccacaaaggacatgaactcatccttttttatggctgcatagtattccatggtgtatatgtgccacactttcttaatccagtctatcgctgatggacattagggttggttccaagtctttgctattgttttaTGTTATTAAACTTTGGAAAGATTTGTTtcacagcaataataataaccaAGACAAAGGTGCATTTGGTTTatctcattatttattatttttactctttgaGCCATAATTGccactctatttttctttctctttccagctACACAAGTCTGTTTAACACGTGTCTTTGGTTAAGTATATATCCATAAGGAACATTAACAGTTGCTTTTTTATATGTatctattttcattaaaataaatgatcttATGCTAAAAATTTCTGCCTGACTTTTTCCACTCCAAACTGTTTCACAGTCATTCTAGGGTGGTATATGAATCTCATGTTCTCTGCTTTTGAATGCTTCATGCTACTCCACAGTGTGCACTCATCCTAGTTTTATTATCCGATTGTCTTGGGCTGAATACCTGGGTAAACTATAACTCCTCCCTTCTTAAAATAATACTCTAATATGAACTAGCAAATATGTAATAAGGAGTACACAATAAGGAGTGAAATTACTAGTTCAAAGATATATTCACAAAAAAAACAAGCATGCTTAATTTCCCTAAATACTGTTGGATATCTGCAGCTGTCTAAACTTCCAACAACCGTGCACAAAGCACAAGAGTTTTCATTTCATACATATTTGCAAATACTTGGCATTTTTTCTGAGTTCTAATTCCAGTCTTATAGAATCTTGGTATTGTTTCTGTTTAAATTAATATGTTAGTAATGTAATAGAGCAACTTTTCAATCTTGCTGTGAACTGCCTGTTTATGCTTTTTGCCCATTTTCACTTGTGTTTTTTAGGTTTCCTTTTGATTTGCAGAGTTTCTTGTAAATTCTTTGTTTTaagcattgcaaatattttctccaagtttctaatacattttatttaagaaaaaacttGAATATTTAggcatttaaatttatattttattattaatatttttcttagcttttataTTTTGCCTTTTATATTCAAGTCTTTCATATCAAATTTACCTTTTATATAAAATGAGGCAATTTTTTTTCACATCAAAAATGAGCCATTTTTGCAATGCCTTCTACTAAATAATCCATCTTTTCTCCCCTAAAGTTTGAGACCTCCTTAAATCTATGCTCAGTGTCTTTGTATACAAGACTGTTAGTGAATCTTTCTGTTCATATATAAGGAGTGCACTGTTTCCATCATAATGTTCTCTAACATGGATTACATGGATTAATGTCCAGTAGCATGAGGCCTCTTCtctgttttatcttttaaagatacTATTAGTAAGCaacataattttacttctttatataaatttttattcttttttatgtatttgttttagagAAAGCGCCTGTGTCACTcgggctggaatgctgtggtgtgatcatagctcaatgcaacctcaaactcctgggatcaagcaatctttctgcttcaacctcttgagtagctaggactataggcctacaggcgtctgccaccacatccagctgatttttaaaaatttttgtagatataAGGTCCTgttctgttgccgaggctggtctcaaactcctgggcttaagcaatccttttgtctcaccctcccaaagtgctgggattataggcatgagccattatgcccagcctcttttatgtaaatttttaaaatagcctcCTCATGTTTTTCCAAAACTCTGTTTGAGTTTTATTGGAATTATTTTGCAATTATAGAtacatttacaaaaaattaaaacctttacAATATTAAGTCATCTCATTCAGAAATATGGTAttagtttccatttatttaaatcttgtgCTACAACCTACTTTATGACAGCCTTCTAAATTACTTACATGTAATTTCTAGATGGTCTATaggttgtatttatttatttatttatttatttatttatttattttttaattttttgagatagaatcttgctctgtcgccaaggctggaatgcagtggtgcgatctcggctcactgcaagctccacctccctggttcaggccattctcctgcctcagcctcccgagtagctgggactacaggcctccaccagcacgcctggctaactttttctatttttttattacagacggggtttcaccgtgttagccaggatggtctcgatctcctgaccttgtgatccacccacctcggcctcccaaagtgctgggattacgggcgtgagccactgcacccagccgggttgtttttatttacttctttgctttcttttgtttgattgttttggaggaatattttattttgctatctTGAAAATTAATCTATCTTAGTTTCCTCTCCTTTTAGTTACTGATTGTGTACAGGAACACCACTTACTGTTAAGTTGGTATTATGTGAGATAGTTCTTGTTTCTTTTATTGGAACCAGTAGATAATTTGTTAATAATAGTTATGTTAAGGCAGGACCTAACTTGTTGCGTGTTTTatcattttctcccatttataGTACTGGGATTTCAAAACACACCACTAAAGCCAGTAACAAAGAACTTGAAGATGTATTACTCACTCTGGCATAAGCACATTGCTGGCAGAGTGACCACTGCTGGGGGAACTCTGACTTTGGGGCAGGTAGAGCAAACCTAGCCCTGAGTGTCTGTGTAATTTGTGAATAATCCTGTGGTTGGACTCAAATCCAGCCTTTGGCGAAGAGATTGAGGGCACAGGGAGCAGGACTGGCTGCCCGAGGTAAGCACTTATCCAGGTGACTTAGCAGAAGAAGCATAGCTGATGCCCTGGCAGGTGTAATCATTTGGCCAATGCCATCCTGCTGGGGATGACTTATCAATTACATCCAACTCTATTTTTTCACATTATATCACCTGAAAATAAGGATAGTTTGGTCTCTTCACAATTTGTTTTTATGTGGTCTTATAAAACCATAATCCATGTTATAGGAACAAAATGGCTCTCTGGAGTTAGACTTGCCTACGTTCACCTCCTGGAAGTATCATTAGTAGCCATGTGCTTTTGTTTTGTGTGTCTTAGATTGCTGATATATAATTTGGGGACAGTCATAATGCCTAATTCATAGGG
This genomic interval from Gorilla gorilla gorilla isolate KB3781 chromosome 6, NHGRI_mGorGor1-v2.1_pri, whole genome shotgun sequence contains the following:
- the LOC101135308 gene encoding dynein light chain 1, cytoplasmic-like, with protein sequence MNELSRRPLQFSVVIKCDRKAVIKNTDMSEEMQQDSVECAAQALEKYNIEDTAVHIKKEFDKKYNLTWSCIVGRSFGSYLTHETKHFIYFYLGQVAILLFKSS